A region of Streptomyces sp. WMMC500 DNA encodes the following proteins:
- a CDS encoding DsrE family protein: MAKKLVIKVTAGTDAPERCSQAFTVAAVAAASGVEVSLWLTGESAWFALPGRAAEFELPHAAPLPELLDGVLAGGRVTLCTQCAARRGIGEKDVLEGVRIAGAQVFVSEAMADGTQALVY; encoded by the coding sequence ATGGCCAAGAAGCTAGTGATCAAGGTGACCGCGGGAACGGATGCGCCGGAGCGCTGCTCGCAGGCGTTCACGGTGGCGGCCGTCGCCGCCGCCAGCGGGGTGGAGGTGTCGCTCTGGCTGACCGGCGAGTCCGCGTGGTTCGCCCTGCCCGGCCGGGCCGCGGAGTTCGAGCTGCCGCACGCCGCGCCGCTGCCGGAGCTGCTCGACGGGGTGCTGGCGGGCGGGCGGGTCACGCTGTGCACGCAGTGCGCCGCGCGCCGCGGGATCGGGGAGAAGGACGTGCTGGAGGGCGTACGGATCGCCGGCGCGCAGGTCTTCGTCAGCGAGGCGATGGCCGACGGCACCCAGGCCCTCGTCTACTGA
- a CDS encoding DUF3099 domain-containing protein, with product MRGFRHEGVQSDPRVPPSQPRRRRRYFLLMGTAVLLFVLAGAVVYPFSATAAIAMCVVAAALPPVAVIIGNRREEDDTWWDEK from the coding sequence ATGCGGGGCTTCCGCCACGAGGGCGTCCAGTCGGACCCCCGGGTGCCGCCGAGTCAGCCGCGGCGCCGGAGGCGGTACTTCCTGCTGATGGGCACGGCGGTGCTGCTGTTCGTCCTCGCCGGCGCCGTCGTCTACCCCTTCTCCGCGACCGCCGCCATCGCGATGTGCGTGGTCGCGGCCGCCCTCCCGCCGGTCGCGGTGATCATCGGCAACCGGCGGGAAGAGGACGACACGTGGTGGGACGAGAAATGA
- a CDS encoding DUF1416 domain-containing protein, which produces MCGAKAGGPDAATVKAGETTIQGSVTRDGEPVTGYVRLLDASGEFTAEVPTSATGQFRFYAAEGTWTVRALVPGGTADRTVVATRGGLSEVAIAV; this is translated from the coding sequence ATGTGCGGAGCCAAGGCAGGCGGCCCCGACGCCGCCACCGTCAAGGCCGGCGAGACCACCATCCAGGGCTCCGTGACCCGCGACGGCGAGCCCGTCACCGGTTACGTGCGGCTGCTGGACGCCTCCGGCGAGTTCACCGCCGAGGTGCCCACGTCGGCCACCGGCCAGTTCCGGTTCTACGCCGCGGAGGGCACCTGGACCGTACGGGCCCTGGTGCCCGGCGGCACCGCCGACCGCACCGTGGTCGCCACGCGGGGCGGCCTCTCGGAGGTCGCGATCGCGGTCTGA
- a CDS encoding sulfurtransferase, with protein sequence MSRSDVLVDADWVEANLDNPKVVLVEVDEDTAAYDKNHIKNAVRIDWKTDLQDPVRRDFVDQAGFEKLLSERGIANDDTVVLYGGNNNWFAAYAYWYFKLYGHGDVKLLDGGRKKWELDSRDLVAEVPQRAATAYKAKPQDTAIRAFRDDVVAAIGTLNLVDVRSPDEFSGKLLAPAHLPQEQSQRPGHVPTARNIPWSKSANDDGTFRSDDELKELYEGEGVDLSKDTIAYCRIGERSAHTWFVLHELLGQENVKNYDGSWTEYGSLVGVPIELGAND encoded by the coding sequence ATGAGCCGCAGTGACGTCCTGGTGGACGCCGACTGGGTCGAGGCCAACCTCGACAACCCGAAGGTCGTCCTCGTCGAGGTCGACGAGGACACCGCCGCGTACGACAAGAACCACATCAAGAACGCCGTCCGCATCGACTGGAAGACCGACCTCCAGGACCCGGTGCGCCGCGACTTCGTGGACCAGGCCGGCTTCGAGAAGCTGCTGTCCGAGCGCGGCATCGCCAACGACGACACGGTCGTCCTCTACGGCGGCAACAACAACTGGTTCGCCGCGTACGCCTACTGGTACTTCAAGCTCTACGGCCACGGCGACGTCAAGCTCCTCGACGGCGGCCGCAAGAAGTGGGAGCTGGACTCGCGCGACCTGGTCGCCGAGGTGCCGCAGCGCGCGGCCACCGCGTACAAGGCCAAGCCGCAGGACACCGCCATCCGCGCCTTCCGCGACGACGTCGTGGCCGCGATCGGCACCCTCAACCTGGTCGACGTCCGCTCCCCCGACGAGTTCTCCGGCAAGCTGCTGGCCCCGGCGCACCTGCCGCAGGAGCAGTCGCAGCGGCCGGGCCACGTGCCCACCGCGCGGAACATCCCGTGGTCGAAGTCGGCCAACGACGACGGCACCTTCCGGTCGGACGACGAGCTGAAGGAGCTGTACGAGGGCGAGGGCGTGGACCTGTCCAAGGACACCATCGCCTACTGCCGCATCGGCGAGCGCTCGGCGCACACCTGGTTCGTGCTGCACGAGCTGCTGGGCCAGGAGAACGTCAAGAACTACGACGGCTCCTGGACCGAGTACGGCTCGCTCGTCGGCGTGCCGATCGAGCTCGGCGCCAACGACTGA
- a CDS encoding DUF2993 domain-containing protein, with protein MRALKITGVVLVVLGVLAVAADRIALRFAESNAADRIEKEYGLSQRPDIDIKGFPFLTQVMSREFEAVDVRIDGIDAVGSDGRSLRLDGVRGELEGVRIEGDDWDRATADKADGKVTITYADISAALPVIEVAYGGKGAAGENKVKATVGTSFLGQRLEESLLGKVSVVDGDTIRLRATDVDNLRGVPGLEDFVRDRMDYNWTIEDLPPGIRLTDVDVTKDGIVITGSGRDVELGDERSAGN; from the coding sequence ATGCGCGCGTTGAAGATCACAGGGGTGGTGCTGGTCGTGCTCGGCGTGCTCGCCGTGGCCGCCGACCGCATCGCGCTCAGGTTCGCCGAGTCGAACGCGGCAGACCGCATCGAGAAGGAGTACGGGCTCTCCCAGCGGCCCGACATCGACATCAAGGGGTTCCCCTTCCTCACCCAGGTCATGTCGCGGGAGTTCGAGGCCGTGGACGTACGGATCGACGGCATCGACGCCGTCGGCAGCGACGGCCGGTCCCTGCGCCTGGACGGCGTGCGCGGCGAGCTGGAGGGCGTGCGGATCGAGGGCGACGACTGGGACCGGGCGACGGCGGACAAGGCCGACGGCAAGGTGACGATCACGTACGCGGACATCTCCGCGGCGCTGCCGGTGATCGAGGTCGCGTACGGCGGGAAGGGCGCGGCCGGCGAGAACAAGGTGAAGGCGACGGTCGGGACGTCGTTCCTCGGGCAGCGGCTGGAGGAGTCGCTGCTCGGCAAGGTCAGCGTGGTCGACGGGGACACGATCCGGCTGCGCGCGACCGACGTCGACAACCTCAGGGGCGTCCCCGGCCTGGAGGACTTCGTACGCGACCGCATGGACTACAACTGGACGATCGAGGACCTGCCGCCGGGGATACGTCTGACGGACGTCGACGTGACGAAGGACGGCATCGTCATCACGGGCAGCGGCAGGGACGTGGAGCTGGGCGACGAGCGCTCGGCCGGCAACTGA
- a CDS encoding MoaD/ThiS family protein: protein MTAHGTIRYWAAAKAAAGTAEEPYAADTLAEALAAARGRHGEGLARVLARCSFLVDGRAVGARDHAGVALADGGTVEVLPPFAGG from the coding sequence ATGACGGCACACGGCACCATCCGGTACTGGGCGGCGGCCAAGGCCGCGGCCGGTACCGCGGAGGAGCCCTACGCGGCGGACACCCTGGCCGAGGCGCTGGCCGCGGCGCGGGGGCGGCACGGGGAGGGTCTTGCCCGGGTGCTGGCGCGCTGCTCGTTCCTGGTGGACGGGCGGGCGGTGGGCGCGCGCGACCACGCGGGGGTGGCGCTGGCGGACGGGGGGACGGTTGAGGTCCTGCCCCCGTTCGCGGGAGGCTAG
- a CDS encoding ABC transporter ATP-binding protein → MLVRILRAHLRPYRRDLGWVVALQLVATLTTLYLPTLNADIIDHGVIPGDDGYILRTGGWMVAVSVLQLCAAGGAVFFGARTANALGRDLRASVFGRVQSFSAREMARFGAPSLITRTTNDVQQIQMLALMTFTMMVAAPIMCVGGVVMALNQDVPLTSLLLVVVPAVGVVVTLIVRRMRPLFRSMQKRIDEVNRILREQITGIRVIRAFVRDEHERRRFGRANDELMDVGVRAGRLLALLFPTPMLAVNLSSVAVVWFAAGRIDSGAMDVGALTAFLSYLMYILMSVMMATFMFMMIPRAEVCAERIQEVLDTESSVVPPADPRPAAAEPRERGRLDVRGVEFRYPGAEEPVLKDVGLVARPGRTTAVIGSTGSGKSTLLALVPRLFDATAGSVEVGGVDVRDLDPAALALAIGYVPQKPYLFSGTVASNLRYGKPDATEDELWDALRTAQAADFVRAMDGGLDASIAQGGANVSGGQRQRLAIARALVHRPDIYLFDDSFSALDYATDAALRAALARRLGDATVVIVAQRVATIRDADRIVVLDEGRVAGTGTHAELMAANETYREIVLSQLTETEAAA, encoded by the coding sequence GTGCTCGTCCGCATACTCCGCGCCCACCTGCGCCCGTACCGCCGGGACCTCGGCTGGGTCGTGGCGCTGCAGCTCGTGGCGACCCTGACGACGCTCTACCTGCCCACGCTCAACGCCGACATCATCGACCACGGCGTCATCCCCGGCGACGACGGCTACATCCTGCGCACCGGCGGCTGGATGGTCGCCGTCAGCGTGCTGCAGCTCTGCGCGGCCGGCGGCGCCGTGTTCTTCGGCGCCCGTACGGCCAACGCCCTCGGCCGCGACCTGCGCGCCTCCGTCTTCGGCCGCGTGCAGTCCTTCTCCGCCCGCGAGATGGCCCGCTTCGGCGCCCCGTCCCTGATCACCCGCACCACCAACGACGTGCAGCAGATCCAGATGCTCGCCCTGATGACGTTCACGATGATGGTCGCGGCGCCGATCATGTGCGTCGGCGGCGTCGTCATGGCGCTCAACCAGGACGTGCCCCTGACGTCCCTGCTGCTCGTCGTCGTGCCCGCGGTGGGCGTCGTCGTGACGCTGATCGTGCGCCGCATGCGCCCGCTGTTCCGCAGCATGCAGAAGCGCATCGACGAGGTGAACCGCATCCTGCGCGAGCAGATCACCGGCATCCGCGTCATCCGCGCCTTCGTCCGCGACGAGCACGAGCGGCGCCGCTTCGGCAGGGCGAACGACGAGCTGATGGACGTGGGGGTACGGGCCGGCCGGCTGCTGGCGCTGCTGTTCCCGACCCCGATGCTCGCGGTCAACCTGTCGAGCGTCGCCGTCGTCTGGTTCGCCGCCGGGCGGATCGACAGCGGCGCCATGGACGTCGGCGCGCTGACGGCGTTCCTGTCCTACCTCATGTACATCCTCATGAGCGTCATGATGGCCACCTTCATGTTCATGATGATCCCGCGCGCGGAGGTCTGCGCCGAGCGGATCCAGGAGGTGCTGGACACCGAGTCGTCCGTCGTGCCGCCCGCGGACCCGCGGCCCGCCGCGGCCGAGCCGCGCGAGCGCGGCCGGCTCGACGTCCGCGGCGTCGAGTTCCGCTACCCGGGCGCCGAGGAGCCGGTGCTCAAGGACGTCGGCCTGGTGGCACGCCCGGGGCGTACGACGGCGGTCATCGGCAGCACGGGCAGCGGCAAGTCGACGCTGCTGGCCCTGGTGCCGCGGCTCTTCGACGCCACGGCGGGCAGCGTCGAGGTCGGCGGCGTGGACGTACGGGACCTGGATCCGGCGGCGCTGGCGCTGGCCATCGGCTACGTACCGCAGAAGCCGTACCTCTTCAGCGGCACCGTCGCGTCAAACCTCCGCTACGGAAAACCCGACGCCACCGAGGACGAGCTGTGGGACGCCCTGCGCACCGCGCAGGCGGCGGACTTCGTGCGCGCCATGGACGGCGGCCTCGACGCGTCGATCGCGCAGGGCGGCGCGAACGTCTCCGGCGGCCAGCGGCAGCGCCTCGCCATCGCCCGCGCGCTGGTGCACCGGCCGGACATCTACCTCTTCGACGACTCCTTCTCCGCCCTCGACTACGCCACGGACGCCGCCCTGCGCGCGGCCCTCGCGCGCCGGCTCGGGGACGCGACGGTCGTGATCGTCGCCCAGCGGGTCGCCACGATCAGGGACGCGGACCGGATCGTGGTCCTGGACGAGGGCCGGGTCGCGGGCACGGGGACGCACGCGGAGCTGATGGCGGCGAACGAGACGTACCGGGAGATCGTGCTCTCCCAGTTGACCGAGACGGAGGCCGCGGCATGA
- a CDS encoding ABC transporter ATP-binding protein — MRMFSGPPVERSIDFRGSAVRLLRTLRPDRTLIRAILLLGAASVALTVAGPKLLGHATDLVVAGVYGGEVDTGSARPTDGIDFGAVGVTLLWAALVYVAAWGLGLAQARLTAVVVQRAVFRLRAEVEAKLSRLPLSYFDRNQRGEILSRTTNDIDNVGQSLQQTMSQIVTSLLTIAGVLAVMFWISPLLALVALVTVPLSITVATRVGKRAQPQFVAQWASTGKLNAHIEEMYTGHSLVQVFGRREEAAETFREENDALFRAGYRAQFVSGLIQPAMMFIGNLNYVLVAVVGGLRVASGALSIGDVQAFVQYSRQFSQPLGQIASMANLVQSGVASAERVFELLDADEQEPDAEQPARPAVPVRGEVAFEGVSFSYDPEKPLIEDLSLRVRPGQTVAIVGPTGAGKTTLVNLLMRFYEVAGGRILLDGVNVAEMSREELRAQIGMVLQDTWLFGGTIAENIAYGAPAGTPQEKIVAAAKATHVDRFVRTLPDGYDTVIDDEGTGVSAGEKQLVTIARAFLAEPAILVLDEATSSVDTRTEVLIQHAMAELRTGRTSFVIAHRLSTIRDADVILVMEAGSIVEQGTHGELLAAEGAYARLYQAQFAEPVAETI, encoded by the coding sequence ATGCGCATGTTCAGCGGCCCGCCCGTCGAGCGCTCCATCGACTTCCGCGGCTCCGCCGTCCGCCTCCTGCGCACCCTGCGCCCCGACCGCACCCTGATCCGCGCCATCCTCCTCCTCGGCGCCGCCAGCGTCGCGCTCACCGTCGCCGGCCCGAAGCTCCTCGGCCACGCCACCGACCTCGTCGTCGCCGGCGTCTACGGCGGCGAGGTCGACACCGGCTCCGCCCGCCCCACCGACGGCATCGACTTCGGCGCCGTCGGCGTGACGCTGCTGTGGGCGGCCCTCGTCTACGTCGCCGCCTGGGGGCTCGGCCTCGCGCAGGCGCGGCTGACGGCCGTGGTCGTCCAGCGGGCGGTCTTCCGGCTGCGCGCGGAGGTGGAGGCCAAGCTGTCGCGGCTGCCGCTGTCGTACTTCGACCGCAACCAGCGCGGCGAGATCCTCTCCCGCACGACCAACGACATCGACAACGTCGGGCAGTCGCTCCAGCAGACCATGAGCCAGATCGTCACGTCGCTGCTGACGATCGCCGGGGTGCTGGCGGTGATGTTCTGGATCTCGCCGCTGCTGGCGCTGGTCGCGCTGGTGACCGTGCCCCTGTCGATCACCGTCGCGACCCGGGTCGGCAAGCGGGCGCAGCCGCAGTTCGTGGCGCAGTGGGCGTCCACGGGCAAGCTGAACGCGCACATCGAGGAGATGTACACCGGCCACTCGCTGGTCCAGGTCTTCGGCCGCCGCGAGGAGGCGGCGGAGACCTTCCGCGAGGAGAACGACGCGCTGTTCCGGGCCGGCTACCGGGCGCAGTTCGTCTCCGGGCTGATCCAGCCGGCGATGATGTTCATCGGCAACCTCAACTACGTGCTGGTCGCCGTCGTCGGCGGCCTGCGGGTCGCCTCCGGCGCCCTGTCGATCGGCGACGTGCAGGCGTTCGTGCAGTACTCGCGGCAGTTCAGCCAGCCGCTGGGGCAGATCGCGTCGATGGCCAACCTGGTGCAGTCGGGCGTCGCGTCGGCGGAGCGGGTCTTCGAGCTGCTGGACGCGGACGAGCAGGAGCCGGACGCCGAGCAGCCGGCCCGGCCGGCGGTGCCGGTGCGGGGCGAGGTGGCGTTCGAGGGCGTCTCGTTCTCGTACGACCCGGAGAAACCGCTGATCGAGGACCTGTCCCTGAGGGTGCGCCCGGGCCAGACGGTGGCGATCGTCGGCCCGACGGGGGCGGGGAAGACGACGCTGGTGAACCTGCTGATGCGGTTCTACGAGGTGGCCGGCGGCCGGATACTGCTCGACGGCGTGAACGTGGCGGAGATGAGCCGCGAGGAGCTGCGGGCGCAGATCGGAATGGTGCTCCAGGACACGTGGCTGTTCGGCGGCACGATCGCGGAGAACATCGCGTACGGCGCCCCGGCGGGCACGCCGCAGGAGAAGATCGTCGCCGCCGCGAAGGCCACCCACGTCGACCGCTTCGTACGCACCCTCCCCGACGGCTACGACACGGTGATCGACGACGAGGGCACGGGCGTCTCGGCGGGTGAGAAGCAGCTCGTCACGATCGCCCGCGCGTTCCTCGCGGAACCGGCGATCCTGGTCCTGGACGAGGCGACCAGCTCGGTGGACACCCGCACGGAGGTCCTGATCCAGCACGCGATGGCGGAACTCCGCACGGGCCGCACGAGCTTCGTGATCGCCCACCGGCTGTCCACGATCCGCGACGCGGACGTGATCCTGGTGATGGAGGCGGGGAGCATCGTGGAACAGGGCACGCACGGGGAGCTGCTGGCGGCGGAGGGCGCGTATGCGCGGCTGTACCAGGCGCAGTTCGCGGAACCCGTTGCAGAAACGATCTAG
- a CDS encoding Uma2 family endonuclease gives MTVMAERTAHTPQMTVEEFEEIAKAAEKLNDAVRFEFIDGRIGVKGVPDGDHNEIVGWLLEECVQSGNGLRPYTSDLGLEVEKYRTGRAKPDLAFAPKRSFTGQGDWADPAPLAMVVEVTSYDSDTNRRDRQDKPAAYAAAGIPVFLLIDRDACTLTAYSEPSSEGYHLTRTAKFGEKLALPKPVGIELDTEELKDYIR, from the coding sequence ATGACGGTTATGGCAGAGCGCACGGCACACACACCGCAGATGACGGTCGAGGAATTCGAGGAGATCGCCAAGGCTGCCGAGAAGCTGAACGACGCCGTCAGGTTCGAGTTCATCGACGGACGGATCGGAGTCAAGGGCGTGCCGGACGGGGACCACAACGAGATCGTCGGGTGGCTACTGGAAGAGTGCGTGCAGAGCGGGAACGGCCTGCGGCCGTACACGAGCGACCTCGGTCTCGAAGTCGAAAAGTACCGCACCGGCCGCGCAAAGCCGGACCTTGCGTTCGCGCCGAAACGCAGCTTCACCGGCCAGGGCGACTGGGCCGATCCCGCGCCCCTCGCGATGGTCGTCGAGGTGACCTCGTACGACTCGGACACCAACCGGCGGGACCGTCAGGACAAGCCTGCCGCGTACGCGGCCGCCGGCATTCCGGTGTTCCTGCTGATCGACCGGGATGCGTGCACTCTCACCGCGTACAGTGAGCCGTCATCGGAGGGCTACCACCTCACACGCACGGCGAAGTTCGGCGAGAAACTCGCCCTCCCCAAGCCGGTGGGGATCGAACTCGACACCGAGGAACTCAAGGACTACATCCGCTGA
- a CDS encoding alpha/beta fold hydrolase produces the protein MSSIPMASSGSRDTVPGPAAPAQPGSRTALLRAADGVPIEAAYVPGPGPGAPAIVVAHGFTGALERPAIRRAAAVFAQRAGVVTFSFRGHGGSGGRSTVGDREVLDLAAAVAWARSLGHGRVATVGFSMGGSVVLRHGALYRGGARGDGRERGGREGRTGAYGNAVAGRGAGAGGWGTEGPGADGPALGLGADGPGADGPVALGSGTDGSVALGADALGAGAVPTGTVPYADAVVSVSSPARWYYRGTAPMRRLHWVVERRTGRAVSRLVLKTRIHHRRWNPVPLSPTAAVPLIAPAPLLIVHGTQDGYFPLDHPHALAAAAEPGGAELWLEEDFGHAENAASDGLLERIATWAAEAVSGCSP, from the coding sequence ATGAGCTCCATTCCCATGGCCTCGTCCGGCTCGCGAGACACCGTACCCGGTCCCGCCGCCCCCGCCCAGCCGGGTTCTCGCACGGCACTCCTGCGGGCCGCGGACGGCGTGCCGATCGAGGCCGCGTACGTCCCGGGGCCCGGCCCCGGCGCCCCCGCGATCGTCGTCGCGCACGGTTTCACGGGCGCACTGGAGCGGCCGGCGATCCGGCGGGCGGCGGCGGTGTTCGCGCAGCGTGCGGGGGTGGTCACGTTCTCGTTCCGCGGGCACGGCGGCTCGGGCGGGCGGTCGACGGTCGGGGACCGGGAGGTGCTGGACCTGGCGGCGGCGGTGGCGTGGGCACGGTCGCTGGGGCACGGGCGGGTGGCCACGGTGGGGTTCTCGATGGGCGGCTCGGTGGTGCTGCGACACGGCGCGCTGTATCGCGGGGGAGCGCGGGGGGACGGACGGGAGCGCGGGGGGCGCGAGGGGCGCACGGGGGCGTACGGGAACGCCGTCGCGGGGCGCGGTGCGGGTGCCGGGGGGTGGGGCACGGAGGGTCCGGGGGCAGACGGTCCGGCGCTCGGCCTGGGGGCGGACGGTCCGGGGGCAGACGGTCCGGTGGCCCTCGGCTCGGGCACGGACGGCTCGGTGGCGCTCGGCGCCGACGCGCTCGGCGCCGGCGCGGTCCCCACGGGCACGGTCCCGTACGCGGACGCCGTCGTGTCCGTCAGCTCCCCGGCCCGCTGGTACTACCGCGGCACGGCGCCGATGCGGCGGCTGCACTGGGTGGTGGAGCGCCGTACGGGCCGCGCGGTCTCCCGGCTCGTCCTGAAGACCCGCATCCACCACCGCCGCTGGAACCCCGTACCGCTCTCCCCCACCGCGGCGGTCCCCCTGATCGCCCCGGCCCCGCTGCTGATCGTCCACGGCACCCAGGACGGCTACTTCCCCCTGGACCACCCCCACGCCCTCGCCGCCGCGGCGGAGCCGGGCGGGGCGGAACTGTGGCTGGAGGAGGACTTCGGCCACGCGGAGAACGCGGCGAGCGACGGGTTGCTGGAGCGGATCGCCACGTGGGCGGCGGAGGCCGTCAGCGGATGTAGTCCTTGA
- a CDS encoding response regulator transcription factor, with amino-acid sequence MSSLLLLTNALQPSAEVLPALGLLLHNVRVAPAEGPALIDTPGADVILVDGRRDLPQVRSLCQLLHSTGPGCPLILVVTEGGLAAVTAEWGVDDVLLDTAGPAEVEARLRLALGRQQLPADDSPTEIRNGDLTVDEATYSAKLKGRVLDLTFKEFELLKYLAQHPGRVFTRAQLLQEVWGYDYFGGTRTVDVHVRRLRAKLGPEHESLIGTVRNVGYRFVVPDKAEKKAEKHAERQEQSGAAQEARHRA; translated from the coding sequence GTGAGTTCCCTGCTGCTTCTGACCAACGCCCTGCAGCCCTCCGCCGAGGTGCTCCCCGCGCTCGGCCTGCTGCTCCACAACGTCCGGGTGGCCCCCGCCGAGGGTCCCGCGCTGATCGACACCCCCGGCGCCGACGTCATCCTCGTCGACGGCCGCCGCGACCTGCCGCAGGTGCGCAGCCTGTGTCAGTTGCTGCACTCCACGGGCCCCGGCTGTCCGCTGATCCTCGTCGTGACCGAGGGCGGGCTGGCCGCCGTCACCGCCGAGTGGGGCGTGGACGACGTCCTGCTGGACACCGCGGGACCGGCCGAGGTGGAGGCGCGGCTGCGGCTGGCGCTGGGCCGGCAGCAACTGCCCGCGGACGACAGCCCCACCGAGATCCGCAACGGCGACCTGACGGTGGACGAGGCCACGTACAGCGCGAAGCTCAAGGGGCGGGTGCTGGACCTGACCTTCAAGGAGTTCGAGCTGCTGAAGTACCTCGCGCAGCATCCGGGGCGGGTGTTCACCCGGGCCCAGTTGCTGCAGGAGGTCTGGGGGTACGACTACTTCGGCGGCACCCGCACCGTGGACGTCCACGTGCGGCGGCTGCGGGCGAAGCTCGGCCCCGAGCACGAGTCGCTGATCGGCACGGTACGCAACGTGGGTTACCGCTTCGTGGTGCCGGACAAGGCGGAGAAGAAGGCCGAGAAGCACGCCGAGAGGCAGGAGCAGAGCGGCGCGGCGCAGGAGGCACGCCACCGGGCTTAG
- a CDS encoding LacI family DNA-binding transcriptional regulator — MAKVTRDDVARLAGTSTAVVSYVINNGPRPVAPATRERVLTAIKELGYRPDRVAQAMASRRTDLIGMIIPDARQPFFGEMAHAVEQAASERGKMVLVGNSDYLDDREVHYLRAFLGMRVSGLILVSQGPSPAAAAEIDAWDARVVLMHERRDQPEDLVVVTDDVGGARLATSHLLEHGHAYVACLGGVETTPTTGDPVTDHVEGWRLAMRAAGRPTEGRLFQSPYNRYDAYQVGLKLLAGPDRPPAIFCATDDQAIGLLRAARELRIDVPGELAVAAFDNVKEAGLTDPPLTTVASDRPAMARAAVDLVLDETPLATRRERLKQFPSHLVVRRSCGCA, encoded by the coding sequence GTGGCCAAGGTGACGCGGGACGACGTGGCACGACTGGCGGGGACCTCGACCGCGGTCGTGAGCTACGTCATCAACAACGGACCCCGGCCGGTCGCCCCGGCCACCCGGGAGCGGGTGCTCACGGCGATAAAGGAGTTGGGCTACCGCCCGGACCGCGTGGCCCAGGCCATGGCCTCGCGGCGTACGGACCTCATCGGCATGATCATCCCGGACGCGCGGCAGCCGTTCTTCGGCGAGATGGCGCACGCGGTGGAGCAGGCGGCGTCCGAGCGCGGAAAGATGGTCCTCGTCGGCAACTCCGACTATCTCGACGACCGCGAGGTCCACTATCTGCGGGCCTTCCTCGGCATGCGCGTCTCCGGCCTGATCCTCGTCAGCCAGGGCCCGAGCCCGGCCGCGGCGGCGGAGATCGACGCGTGGGACGCGCGGGTGGTGCTCATGCACGAGCGCCGGGACCAGCCGGAGGACCTGGTCGTCGTCACGGACGACGTCGGCGGCGCGCGGCTGGCGACGAGCCACCTGCTGGAGCACGGCCACGCGTACGTGGCCTGCCTGGGCGGCGTCGAGACCACCCCGACCACGGGCGACCCGGTCACGGACCACGTGGAGGGCTGGCGCCTCGCGATGCGGGCGGCGGGCCGGCCGACGGAGGGCCGTCTCTTCCAGTCCCCGTACAACCGCTACGACGCCTACCAGGTCGGCCTCAAACTCCTCGCGGGACCCGACAGGCCCCCGGCCATCTTCTGCGCCACCGACGACCAGGCCATCGGCCTCCTGCGCGCGGCCCGCGAGCTGCGCATCGACGTCCCCGGCGAACTCGCGGTGGCGGCGTTCGACAACGTCAAGGAGGCGGGCCTCACGGACCCGCCCCTGACGACGGTCGCCTCGGACCGGCCGGCGATGGCCCGCGCGGCGGTGGACCTGGTCCTGGACGAAACCCCCCTGGCCACCCGCCGGGAACGCCTGAAGCAGTTCCCGTCGCACCTGGTCGTCCGCCGCTCCTGCGGCTGCGCGTAG